Proteins encoded in a region of the Malaciobacter mytili LMG 24559 genome:
- the mnmA gene encoding tRNA 2-thiouridine(34) synthase MnmA, which translates to MAKKVMVGMSGGIDSSVTAYMLQQEGYEVEGVYLKLHNRTDGYHESNIGYIENVAKFLGIKYHVLDIADEFTKEVYDYFVNSYLEGTTPNPCVKCNRQIKFGKMLEFAKANGASYLATGHYAKTDGKFIYEADDKTKDQSYFLSQVEKEALEYMMFPMSTYKKEDIIKFGAKLGDAYKRITEKNESQEICFVDTVYTDVIKKHANIDQPGVVLDEEGNEVGTHKGYMHYTIGKRRGFTVHGAHDPHFVKSLNPKDNTIIVGKKDSLEVNNVLANQLNMYVEDKNFTCGVKLRYRSTTIPCEVSIENDTATIKLENSAFGVATGQLAVFYMGEKVIGSGWITSATK; encoded by the coding sequence ATGGCTAAAAAAGTAATGGTAGGTATGAGTGGTGGTATTGATTCATCAGTTACAGCTTATATGCTTCAACAAGAAGGATATGAGGTAGAAGGAGTTTATTTAAAACTTCATAATAGAACTGATGGTTATCACGAGTCAAATATCGGCTATATAGAAAATGTTGCAAAATTTCTTGGTATTAAATACCATGTATTAGATATTGCTGATGAATTTACTAAAGAGGTTTATGATTATTTTGTAAACTCATATTTAGAAGGAACAACTCCAAACCCATGTGTAAAATGTAATAGACAGATTAAATTTGGAAAAATGCTTGAATTTGCTAAAGCAAATGGTGCATCATATTTAGCAACTGGACATTATGCAAAAACAGATGGGAAGTTTATCTATGAAGCAGATGATAAAACAAAAGACCAAAGTTATTTTCTTTCTCAAGTTGAAAAAGAAGCATTAGAATATATGATGTTTCCAATGAGTACATATAAAAAAGAAGATATTATTAAGTTTGGGGCTAAATTAGGTGATGCTTATAAAAGAATTACTGAAAAAAATGAATCTCAAGAGATTTGTTTTGTTGATACAGTATATACTGATGTTATTAAAAAACATGCAAATATTGACCAACCAGGAGTTGTACTTGATGAAGAAGGAAATGAAGTAGGAACTCATAAAGGTTATATGCACTATACAATTGGTAAAAGAAGAGGTTTTACAGTTCATGGAGCCCATGACCCACACTTTGTAAAATCTTTAAATCCAAAAGATAATACTATTATAGTAGGAAAGAAAGATTCATTAGAAGTTAATAATGTACTTGCAAATCAACTAAATATGTATGTTGAAGATAAAAATTTCACTTGTGGTGTAAAATTAAGATATAGAAGTACTACAATTCCTTGTGAGGTATCTATTGAAAATGATACTGCAACTATTAAACTTGAAAATTCTGCATTTGGTGTTGCAACTGGGCAATTGGCAGTTTTTTATATGGGTGAAAAAGTAATTGGAAGTGGTTGGATTACAAGCGCTACTAAATAA
- the folK gene encoding 2-amino-4-hydroxy-6-hydroxymethyldihydropteridine diphosphokinase: MKKKLNDDLTLYYSSNFPYISKKQSRKKYFVTIGIGGNLGNVKKRFDKLFLYFMSDTRFDIVMTSPLLLNPPFGFLEQNHFLNGIIALQTNLSVNEFFKNMQRLENRFKRTRSFKNAARTLDIDIIFFHNKKINTDKLTIPHKFWHTRESVVIPLERMLNG, encoded by the coding sequence ATGAAAAAAAAATTAAATGATGATTTGACACTATACTATAGTAGCAATTTTCCTTATATTTCAAAAAAGCAATCAAGAAAAAAATACTTTGTAACTATAGGAATTGGGGGGAATCTAGGAAATGTAAAAAAAAGATTTGATAAGTTATTCTTATATTTTATGAGTGATACTAGATTTGATATAGTTATGACAAGCCCCCTACTTTTAAACCCTCCTTTTGGTTTTTTGGAACAAAATCACTTTTTAAATGGTATAATTGCACTTCAAACAAATCTTAGCGTTAATGAGTTTTTTAAAAATATGCAAAGATTAGAAAATAGATTCAAAAGAACTCGCTCTTTTAAAAATGCTGCAAGAACACTTGATATTGATATAATTTTTTTTCATAATAAAAAAATCAATACAGATAAATTAACTATTCCACATAAGTTTTGGCATACAAGAGAGTCCGTAGTTATTCCCTTAGAAAGGATGTTAAATGGCTAA
- a CDS encoding M24 family metallopeptidase codes for MQNYILRDENAIYYECGFSCDNVIFISLGSEKFFLTDARYILEAKEYAKDCSIIEANDLLTTAKALLKDSKIKKLTFDPNDFTYYAYSKLSSELDIEFIEELNFSKLKRVVKSDDEIAILSKAAILGREGFKNLAKYIRKNGFEQKEQFINFKAIEKMSQQGKFALSFDPIVAINENAAKPHALPTKKRLKLNDLLLVDAGIKYKRYCSDRTCTSHVDFENFSFKREQKFKNKKHQKIYDLVLKAQQTAIKHAKIGMKASQIDSLARDIITKAGYGKYFVHSTGHGVGLDIHEFPIISSKSDTIIEENMVFTIEPGIYLPNEFGVRIEDTVAMIDGKAIIL; via the coding sequence ATGCAAAACTATATACTAAGAGATGAGAATGCTATCTACTATGAATGTGGATTTTCTTGCGATAATGTGATATTTATTAGTTTAGGAAGTGAAAAGTTTTTTCTTACTGATGCAAGATATATTCTTGAAGCAAAAGAGTATGCAAAAGATTGTTCAATTATTGAAGCAAATGATTTATTGACTACTGCAAAAGCTTTATTAAAAGATAGTAAGATAAAAAAACTTACTTTTGACCCAAATGATTTTACTTATTATGCTTATTCAAAATTATCTAGCGAATTGGATATTGAATTTATTGAAGAGTTAAACTTTTCAAAATTAAAAAGAGTAGTTAAAAGTGATGATGAAATAGCCATCTTAAGTAAAGCTGCAATTTTAGGTAGAGAAGGTTTTAAAAATCTTGCTAAATATATAAGAAAAAATGGTTTTGAACAAAAAGAACAATTTATAAATTTTAAAGCTATTGAAAAGATGAGTCAGCAAGGAAAATTTGCTTTAAGTTTTGACCCAATAGTTGCAATAAATGAAAATGCAGCAAAACCCCATGCACTTCCAACTAAAAAAAGATTAAAATTAAATGATTTACTTTTAGTTGATGCAGGAATAAAATATAAAAGATATTGTTCAGATAGAACGTGTACTTCACATGTTGATTTTGAAAATTTTTCTTTTAAAAGAGAACAAAAATTTAAAAATAAAAAACATCAAAAAATTTATGATTTAGTTTTAAAAGCTCAACAAACTGCTATTAAACATGCAAAAATAGGAATGAAAGCATCTCAAATTGATTCTCTTGCAAGAGATATAATTACAAAAGCAGGATATGGAAAATATTTTGTACATAGTACAGGTCATGGAGTGGGACTTGATATTCATGAATTTCCAATAATTAGTTCAAAATCAGATACTATTATTGAAGAGAATATGGTATTTACTATCGAACCTGGTATTTATCTTCCTAATGAGTTTGGAGTTAGAATTGAAGATACAGTTGCTATGATAGATGGAAAAGCTATAATCTTATAA
- the aroQ gene encoding type II 3-dehydroquinate dehydratase, with amino-acid sequence MKIAVIQGPNLNMLGVREKHIYGPMTLDQIHEQMKASADQHGVELEFFQSNLEGEIVDRIQECLGEVDGIIINPAAYSHTSIAIKDALSAVSLPVVEVHISNIYKREEYRQKSITAGASTGVISGFGPFGYHLALISLMQMISEIKAVQEAHDAKEQ; translated from the coding sequence ATGAAAATCGCAGTGATACAAGGTCCAAATTTAAATATGTTAGGTGTAAGAGAAAAACATATTTATGGTCCTATGACTTTAGATCAAATCCATGAACAAATGAAAGCAAGTGCAGACCAACACGGAGTTGAATTAGAATTTTTTCAATCAAATTTAGAAGGTGAAATTGTAGATAGAATTCAAGAGTGTTTAGGAGAAGTAGATGGAATTATTATTAACCCAGCTGCATATTCTCATACTTCTATTGCAATAAAAGATGCTTTAAGTGCAGTAAGTCTTCCTGTTGTAGAGGTACATATTTCAAATATTTATAAAAGAGAAGAGTATAGACAAAAATCAATTACAGCTGGTGCAAGTACAGGAGTTATTTCTGGATTTGGTCCTTTTGGATACCATTTAGCACTAATTTCATTAATGCAAATGATCTCAGAAATTAAAGCAGTACAAGAAGCACACGACGCAAAAGAACAATAA
- the mqnF gene encoding aminofutalosine deaminase family hydrolase codes for MKILAAKWVFTCDENSGIIEDGAIVYNKQIIDVDTLENIQKNYPSVEIERLEENSVLMPGLINSHVHLEFSSNSTTLKYGNFMLWLNSVIASRDELVQKANNKLISKKLEKMKKSGTTTIGAISSYGFDMQACLQTPINVVYFNEVIGSKADMIDALFADFKARLENSIKNQNESFFPAIAIHSPYSVHPVLIKESLKLAKEKNLAVSSHFLESPEEFDWLHKDEGGFLEFFKNFLGQEKAVTKPMEFLNQFEGLKNLSFTHCVEASDNDLAKIKQLDATINHCVTSNRVLNNTKLDLEKLKGINFAIGTDGLSSNNSLSMFDELRNVLMMHVDFEINSFASKVLKAATINGAKALGLNKGELKKQKDADIIAITLPDKIKAKEDLATHIILHTKYVKRTIIGGKDV; via the coding sequence ATGAAAATTTTAGCTGCAAAGTGGGTTTTTACCTGCGATGAAAACAGTGGCATCATAGAAGATGGTGCTATTGTTTATAATAAACAAATTATAGATGTTGATACTTTAGAAAATATTCAAAAAAACTATCCATCAGTTGAAATTGAAAGACTAGAAGAAAATTCTGTTTTAATGCCCGGATTAATTAACTCTCATGTACATTTAGAATTTAGTTCAAACTCAACTACTTTAAAATATGGAAATTTTATGTTATGGCTAAATTCAGTTATTGCTTCAAGAGATGAATTAGTACAAAAAGCAAATAATAAGTTAATTTCTAAAAAACTTGAAAAGATGAAAAAAAGTGGAACTACAACAATTGGTGCTATTTCATCTTATGGTTTTGATATGCAAGCTTGTTTACAAACACCTATTAATGTAGTATATTTTAATGAAGTAATAGGAAGTAAAGCAGATATGATTGATGCTTTATTTGCTGATTTTAAAGCAAGACTTGAAAATAGTATAAAAAATCAAAATGAGAGTTTTTTCCCTGCAATTGCTATACACTCTCCTTACTCTGTTCATCCAGTTTTAATTAAAGAGAGTTTAAAACTTGCAAAAGAAAAAAACTTAGCAGTTAGTTCTCACTTTTTAGAATCTCCTGAAGAGTTTGATTGGTTACATAAAGATGAGGGTGGATTTTTAGAATTTTTTAAAAACTTTTTAGGACAAGAAAAAGCTGTAACTAAACCTATGGAATTTTTAAACCAATTTGAAGGATTAAAAAATCTTTCATTTACCCATTGTGTAGAAGCAAGTGATAATGATTTAGCAAAAATAAAACAATTAGATGCAACAATTAATCATTGTGTAACTTCAAATAGAGTTTTAAATAATACAAAATTAGATTTAGAAAAATTAAAAGGAATTAATTTTGCCATAGGAACAGATGGACTTAGTTCTAATAACTCTTTATCTATGTTTGATGAATTAAGAAATGTATTAATGATGCATGTGGATTTTGAAATAAACTCTTTTGCTTCAAAAGTTTTAAAAGCTGCTACAATAAATGGTGCTAAAGCTTTAGGTTTAAATAAAGGAGAGTTGAAAAAACAAAAAGATGCAGATATAATTGCTATAACTTTGCCTGATAAAATAAAAGCTAAAGAGGATTTAGCAACACATATTATTTTACATACTAAATATGTAAAAAGAACAATTATTGGAGGAAAAGATGTTTAA
- the sppA gene encoding signal peptide peptidase SppA → MFNFLKWLFSPIIAILDFITKYFKTVVFLTIIYFVVFDTNEATLTSTQSNANLQKIELNGPIMDASKVLEQITQAKNSSNIKGVLFVVNSPGGAVAPSVEIAYAIKELSALKPVVAYASGVMASGSYYASIWANKIIANPGSMIGSIGVIFQGANVEELMEKIGVKTQTVKIGKYKEAGTPTRAWATYEKEELEKVINDTYDIFITDVSSARKLKKENHKEFADAHIFTARQAKAVKLIDEVATLTYAQNELIKLSKVSYPIWKKEDKFDKFLDKLISEAVTNFSVKFMDGLKAY, encoded by the coding sequence ATGTTTAATTTTTTAAAATGGTTATTTTCTCCTATTATTGCTATTTTAGATTTTATTACAAAATATTTTAAAACAGTAGTTTTTTTAACAATTATCTATTTTGTAGTTTTTGATACAAATGAAGCAACATTAACTTCAACTCAAAGTAATGCCAATTTACAAAAAATTGAGTTAAATGGCCCAATAATGGATGCTTCAAAAGTACTTGAGCAAATTACACAAGCAAAAAATAGTAGTAATATAAAAGGAGTTTTATTTGTAGTAAATTCTCCTGGTGGAGCAGTTGCTCCTTCAGTTGAAATTGCTTATGCAATAAAAGAGTTAAGTGCACTTAAACCAGTTGTAGCTTATGCAAGTGGAGTGATGGCTAGTGGAAGTTATTATGCTTCTATTTGGGCTAATAAAATTATTGCAAATCCTGGTAGTATGATTGGTTCTATTGGAGTAATTTTTCAAGGTGCTAATGTTGAAGAGCTAATGGAAAAAATAGGTGTAAAAACACAAACAGTTAAAATTGGTAAATATAAAGAAGCAGGAACACCTACAAGAGCTTGGGCTACTTATGAAAAAGAAGAACTTGAAAAAGTTATAAATGATACATATGATATATTTATAACTGATGTAAGTAGTGCTAGAAAATTAAAAAAAGAAAATCATAAAGAGTTTGCTGATGCTCATATTTTTACTGCAAGACAAGCAAAAGCTGTAAAATTAATTGATGAGGTAGCAACTTTAACTTATGCACAAAATGAACTTATAAAGTTATCTAAAGTTAGTTATCCAATTTGGAAAAAAGAAGATAAGTTTGATAAGTTTTTAGATAAATTAATTAGTGAAGCAGTTACAAATTTTTCTGTAAAATTTATGGATGGATTAAAAGCATATTAA
- a CDS encoding acetate/propionate family kinase: MKVFILNAGSSSLKYQLMNPINKEVFAVGICERIGIDGVLKHEFGDGKKLKIDVSMPTHKEAIELVLRTLTEGEGKVINSINDIEAIGHRAVHGGEEFASSVMVTEKVIETMKRLIPLAPLHNPANIMGMEICQELMPGIPNVAVFDTAFHQTMPDYAFMYALPYEQYSKHGIRKYGFHGTSHYFVSNEARGMLDKKHNTRIIVCHLGNGSSVSAVLNGKCIDTSMGLTPVQGLMMGTRAGDVGAGAISYMMSQEGLTINETLDIMNKKSGILGISGKSSDLREVLEGMQEGDDRCRLAVEMVAYNIKKYVGSYVAALDGVDALCFTGGIGENSALIREIVCAGLDGMGLIIDPTKNNKRSSQARDIATNSSAARIFVIPTNEEYVIANDTYKIVSGLQK, encoded by the coding sequence ATGAAAGTTTTTATTTTAAATGCGGGAAGTTCATCTTTAAAATACCAATTAATGAATCCAATTAATAAAGAAGTTTTTGCAGTAGGTATTTGTGAAAGAATAGGTATTGATGGTGTTTTAAAGCATGAGTTTGGTGATGGTAAAAAATTAAAAATTGATGTTTCTATGCCAACACATAAAGAAGCTATTGAATTAGTATTAAGAACTTTAACAGAGGGAGAGGGTAAAGTTATTAATTCTATTAATGATATTGAAGCTATTGGACATAGAGCAGTACATGGTGGTGAAGAGTTTGCTTCTTCAGTTATGGTTACAGAAAAAGTAATTGAAACTATGAAAAGATTAATTCCTTTAGCACCTTTACATAACCCAGCAAATATTATGGGAATGGAAATCTGTCAAGAATTAATGCCAGGTATTCCAAATGTAGCTGTATTTGACACAGCATTTCACCAAACAATGCCTGATTACGCATTTATGTATGCTTTACCATATGAACAATATTCAAAACATGGAATTAGAAAATATGGTTTCCATGGAACTTCTCACTACTTTGTTTCAAATGAAGCAAGAGGAATGCTAGATAAAAAACATAATACAAGAATTATTGTATGTCACTTAGGAAATGGTTCTTCTGTTTCTGCTGTATTAAATGGAAAATGTATTGATACTTCTATGGGTCTTACTCCTGTTCAAGGTTTAATGATGGGAACAAGAGCTGGAGATGTAGGAGCTGGTGCAATTTCTTATATGATGAGTCAAGAAGGACTTACTATAAATGAAACTTTAGATATTATGAATAAAAAATCAGGTATCTTAGGTATTTCTGGAAAATCTTCTGACCTTAGAGAGGTATTAGAAGGTATGCAAGAAGGTGATGATAGATGTAGATTAGCAGTGGAAATGGTTGCTTATAATATTAAAAAATATGTTGGATCATATGTTGCTGCACTTGATGGTGTTGATGCTTTATGTTTTACAGGTGGAATTGGGGAGAATTCTGCTTTAATTAGAGAAATTGTATGTGCAGGTCTAGATGGAATGGGATTAATTATTGACCCTACTAAAAATAATAAAAGATCAAGCCAAGCTAGAGATATTGCTACAAATAGCTCTGCTGCTAGAATCTTTGTTATTCCTACAAATGAAGAGTATGTTATTGCAAATGATACATACAAAATCGTTTCTGGACTTCAAAAATAA
- the pta gene encoding phosphate acetyltransferase — MSLINSIKNNAKTKLRTIVLPEPEDERVLKAAQQVLEDKTANIILIGNEETIKADAQKCGANIDGATIVDPKKFDNIDTYIDELVELRKSKGLTRQEATEIMTTEPRFFGCMMVRLKDADGLVAGSNSPTADVLRAAIQVIKTAPGINTVSSAFIMETKDGQFGDNGLILFADCAVLPDPNSEQLADIAASTAATAKNVVGLDPRVAMLSFSTMGSAEHPLVSKVQQAVQILKDRNVDFKFDGEMQADAAIIPSIGQKKAPESKVAGTANVLVFPDLQSGNIGYKLVQRFAGADAHGPIVQGLAKPVNDLSRGCSVEDIANLVAITATQVVD, encoded by the coding sequence ATGAGTCTAATTAATAGTATTAAAAATAATGCTAAAACAAAGCTTAGAACTATCGTTCTTCCTGAACCAGAAGATGAAAGAGTATTAAAAGCTGCACAACAAGTTTTAGAAGATAAAACAGCTAATATTATCCTAATTGGAAATGAAGAGACTATTAAAGCTGATGCACAAAAATGTGGTGCAAATATTGATGGTGCTACGATTGTAGATCCAAAGAAATTTGATAATATTGATACATATATTGATGAATTAGTTGAGCTTAGAAAATCTAAAGGTTTAACAAGGCAAGAAGCTACTGAAATTATGACAACTGAACCTAGATTTTTTGGTTGTATGATGGTTAGACTTAAAGATGCAGATGGATTAGTTGCAGGTTCAAACTCTCCTACTGCTGATGTATTAAGAGCTGCAATTCAAGTTATTAAAACTGCTCCTGGTATTAATACGGTATCTTCTGCATTTATAATGGAGACAAAAGATGGGCAATTTGGTGACAATGGATTAATTTTATTTGCTGATTGCGCAGTTTTACCAGATCCAAATTCAGAACAATTAGCTGATATTGCTGCAAGTACTGCTGCAACTGCAAAAAATGTTGTAGGATTAGATCCAAGAGTTGCTATGCTATCTTTTTCTACAATGGGAAGCGCAGAACATCCACTTGTATCAAAAGTACAACAAGCAGTTCAAATTTTAAAAGATAGAAATGTTGATTTTAAATTTGATGGTGAAATGCAAGCTGATGCTGCAATTATTCCATCAATTGGTCAAAAGAAAGCTCCTGAAAGTAAAGTTGCAGGAACTGCAAATGTTTTAGTATTCCCTGATTTACAATCTGGAAATATTGGATATAAATTAGTTCAAAGATTTGCAGGTGCAGATGCTCATGGACCAATTGTTCAAGGTTTAGCAAAACCAGTTAATGACCTATCAAGAGGTTGTTCAGTTGAGGATATTGCAAATTTAGTAGCAATTACAGCAACACAAGTAGTAGATTAA
- a CDS encoding acetate kinase, protein MLVLILNAGSSSLKYQLMNHATHDVFASGLAERIGIDGRLVHEAKGTKTVKEVNLPTHKEAIELVLDLLANGAQKVIDSVEKDIDAIGHRVVHGGEYFSKSVIIDENVVAKLERLIPLAPLHNPAHIMGIKICMELMPGKPNVAVFDTAFHQTMEPSTYMYAVPYEDYKEHGVRKYGFHGTSHYFVSNEASKLLNKQNSKIIVCHLGNGSSICAVKDGKSIDTSMGLTPLEGLVMGTRSGDLDPAVISYLMQKKEMSAEQIVDYLNKKSGLLGISGISSDLREIIEASTKGDERAMLSIDMKCNRIKKYICSYAGVLGGVDAICFTAGVGENASLIREKVCQGLVFMGIELDKEKNDTRQSGKREINTESSKTKIFVIPTNEEYVIANDTYTLVKDLYK, encoded by the coding sequence ATGTTAGTGTTAATTTTAAATGCGGGTAGTTCATCTTTAAAATACCAACTAATGAATCATGCAACTCATGATGTATTTGCATCAGGACTTGCAGAAAGAATTGGTATTGATGGAAGACTAGTGCATGAAGCAAAAGGTACTAAAACAGTAAAAGAAGTTAATCTTCCAACTCATAAAGAGGCTATTGAGTTAGTTTTAGATCTTTTAGCAAATGGAGCACAAAAAGTTATTGATTCAGTTGAAAAAGATATTGATGCTATTGGACATAGGGTTGTTCATGGTGGAGAATATTTTTCAAAATCAGTAATTATAGATGAAAATGTTGTTGCAAAATTAGAAAGACTTATTCCACTTGCACCTTTACATAATCCTGCACATATTATGGGTATTAAAATCTGTATGGAACTAATGCCTGGAAAACCAAATGTTGCAGTATTTGATACGGCATTTCATCAAACTATGGAACCTAGCACTTATATGTATGCTGTACCTTATGAAGATTATAAGGAGCATGGAGTTAGAAAATATGGTTTTCATGGAACTAGCCATTACTTTGTGTCAAATGAAGCTTCAAAACTACTAAATAAACAAAATTCAAAAATTATTGTTTGTCACTTAGGAAATGGTTCATCAATTTGTGCAGTTAAAGATGGAAAATCTATTGATACTTCGATGGGATTAACTCCTTTAGAAGGTCTTGTTATGGGAACTAGAAGTGGTGATTTAGATCCAGCAGTAATTTCTTATTTAATGCAAAAAAAAGAGATGAGTGCAGAACAAATAGTTGATTATTTAAATAAAAAATCTGGACTATTAGGTATTTCTGGAATTAGTTCTGATTTAAGAGAGATAATAGAAGCTAGTACAAAAGGTGATGAGAGAGCTATGCTATCAATAGATATGAAATGTAATAGAATTAAAAAATATATCTGTTCTTATGCTGGAGTATTAGGTGGAGTAGATGCTATATGCTTCACAGCTGGTGTTGGTGAAAATGCTAGCCTTATTAGAGAAAAAGTTTGTCAAGGCCTAGTGTTTATGGGAATTGAACTTGATAAAGAAAAAAATGATACAAGACAATCAGGAAAAAGAGAGATAAATACTGAGTCTTCAAAAACTAAAATTTTTGTAATTCCTACTAATGAAGAGTATGTTATTGCAAATGACACTTATACTTTAGTAAAAGATTTATATAAGTAA
- a CDS encoding 3'-5' exonuclease: MFNKIRNYFNKKNLKDSKYLYLFDKPLENEYICFDCETTGLNPKEDDIISIGAVLIKDNTIVASKKFVKFIKPKTKLQEEAIKVHYIRECDLEDAEDIDEVIEEFLQFIGNRKLVGYFLEFDIAMINKYLIKKLGIKLPNKAYEVSAIYYDWKMEAIPQGHIDLRFDTLMKDLEIPKMGKHDAYNDAVMTAMMFLKLKNQAKVKI; encoded by the coding sequence ATGTTTAATAAAATAAGAAACTATTTTAATAAAAAAAATTTAAAAGATTCTAAGTACTTATATTTATTTGATAAACCTTTAGAAAATGAATATATCTGTTTTGATTGTGAAACAACAGGTCTTAATCCAAAAGAAGATGATATTATTTCTATTGGTGCAGTTTTAATAAAAGATAATACTATAGTTGCAAGTAAAAAATTTGTTAAGTTTATAAAACCTAAAACCAAACTACAAGAAGAGGCAATTAAAGTTCATTATATTAGAGAGTGTGATTTAGAAGATGCTGAAGATATTGATGAAGTTATTGAAGAATTTTTACAATTTATAGGAAATAGAAAATTAGTAGGTTACTTCTTAGAATTTGATATAGCAATGATTAATAAGTATCTTATTAAAAAATTGGGAATTAAACTTCCAAATAAAGCCTATGAAGTTTCAGCTATATATTATGACTGGAAAATGGAAGCAATTCCTCAAGGGCATATAGATTTAAGATTTGATACTCTTATGAAAGATTTAGAAATTCCTAAAATGGGGAAACATGATGCTTATAATGATGCAGTTATGACTGCAATGATGTTTCTAAAACTTAAAAATCAGGCAAAAGTTAAAATTTAG